TCAAGGGTATCGATCATGTCTCCGTGTACCTTCTCTTTTGCGATGGACTATCCTCCTGGGCGCTGAGACTTGTCTAATATTTTTTTTTGGCCAGTCCATACGATTTTCGTATCAGCCCGGTGCCGCTGCCCGGCGCGGGCGGGCAGTGATATCGCCGCGGTATCGCCATGCCGCCAAACAGTATTGGACTTGCGGCGGGCCGCGCGCATACGCTGGGGCAGGCCGGGCTTTCGGGCGCCACGCGCGCCGCGCCCGGGCACCTGATCACTTCTTCCCTGTAGCGAGGCACCGCGGGCATGAGCGACTTACTGCACTACGAACAGGACGACGACGGCGTCGTCGTATTGACGCTGGACCACCCCGAAACCCGCAACGCCCTGACCGGCAGCGGCATGGTCGATGCCTTGCTGCAGGCCTGCGCGCGCATCGAGGCCGATGCCACGGTGCGCGTTGTCATCGTCACGGCCAGCGGACGCGTGTTTTCGTCGGGCGGCAATATCAACGACATGCAGCGCCAGATCGGGCCCGAGGTCGGCGGCACCGCGCTGCGGCAGGAATACCGGCACGGCATCCAGCGCCTGCCCATGGCCTTCCATGCCCTGGAGGTGCCGACCATTGCCGCGGTCAACGGGCCGGCAATCGGAGCGGGCTGCGACCTGGCCTGTATGTGCGATCTGCGCATCGCGGCCGAGCAGGCCAGCTTTGCCGAAAGCTTTGTCAAGCTGGGCATCGTGCCCGGCGATGGCGGCGCCTGGTTCCTGCCGCGCCTGATCGGCATGGCGCGCGCGGCCGAAATGTCGTTCACGGGCGACGCCATCGACGCGGCCACGGCCCTGGAATGGGGGCTGGTGTCGCGCGTGGTGCCGGCCGGCGAACTGCTGCCGCAGGCGCGCGCGCTGGCGCAGCGCATAGCCGCGAACTCGCCCGATGCGGTCCGGCTGACCAAGCGCCTGCTGCGCGAAGGCCAGCACACCCGCCTGGACACCCTGCTGGAACTGTCGGCGGCCTATCAATCGCTGGCGCACAAGACGCCGGAGCACGCCCGCGCCGTGGCCGATTTCGCCGCGCGCCGCGCCGCCCGCAAGAGCTGACCCGGCCGCCGGGCGGCGGGCCGTCAGGGCGTTATGATGGTTGATATTCTTGCCGGTATGGTGCCGGCATGCCGGACTGGAGAAACACCATGAATGAAGTCGTCGTCACCGCCGCCGCCCGCACCGCCATCGGTGATTTCGGCGGCGCCCTGAAAGACGTGCCGCCCATCGACCTGGGGGCCGCGGTCATCAAAGAAGCGCTGGCTCGCGCCGGCGTGGCCGGCGCCGAAGTGGGCCATGTCGCCGTGGGCCATGTCATCAACACCGAGCCGCGCGATATGTATCTGTCGCGCGTGGCCGCCATGAACGCGGGCATCGCCAAGGAAACGCCGGCGTTCAACGTCAACCGCCTGTGCGGTTCCGGATTGCAGGCCATTGTGTCGGCCGCGCAGACCATCATGCTGGGCGACACCGAGATTGCCGTGGGCGCCGGCGCCGAAAGCATGAGCCGCGCGCCGTATATCGCCCCGGCGCAGCGCTGGGGCGCCCGCATGGGCGACGCCGCGATGCTCGACATGATGACGGGCGCGCTGTCGGACCCGTTCGGCCGCATGCACATGGGCGTTACCGCCGAGAACGTGGCCGCCAAGTTCGGCATCAGCCGCGCCGACCAGGACGCGCTGGCCGCCGAATCGCACCGCCGCGCCGCGGCCGCCATCGAGGCCGGGCATTTCCGCGAGCAGATCGTGCCCATCGTCATGAAGACGCGCAAGGGCGAAGTCACGTTCGACACCGATGAACATGTGCGTCGCGATGTCACGGCCGACAGCCTGGCGGGGCTGAAGCCGGTGTTCAAGAAAGAAAACGGCACTGTCACCGCCGGCAACGCCTCGGGCCTGAACGACGGCGCCGGCGCCGTGGTGCTGATGAGCGCCGCGGCGGCCGAGCGGCGCGGCGTCAAGCCGCTGGCCCGCCTGGTGGCGTACGCGCACGCCGGCGTCGACCCCGAAATCATGGGCATCGGGCCGGTGCCGGCCACCCAGGCCGCGCTCAAGCGCGCCGGCCTGACGGTAGACCAGCTGGACGTGATCGAGGCCAACGAGGCCTTTGCCGCCCAGGCCTGCGCGGTATCGCGCGAGCTGGGCTTCGACCCGGCCAAGGTCAACCCCAACGGCAGC
This genomic window from Bordetella petrii contains:
- the bktB gene encoding beta-ketothiolase BktB; the encoded protein is MNEVVVTAAARTAIGDFGGALKDVPPIDLGAAVIKEALARAGVAGAEVGHVAVGHVINTEPRDMYLSRVAAMNAGIAKETPAFNVNRLCGSGLQAIVSAAQTIMLGDTEIAVGAGAESMSRAPYIAPAQRWGARMGDAAMLDMMTGALSDPFGRMHMGVTAENVAAKFGISRADQDALAAESHRRAAAAIEAGHFREQIVPIVMKTRKGEVTFDTDEHVRRDVTADSLAGLKPVFKKENGTVTAGNASGLNDGAGAVVLMSAAAAERRGVKPLARLVAYAHAGVDPEIMGIGPVPATQAALKRAGLTVDQLDVIEANEAFAAQACAVSRELGFDPAKVNPNGSGISLGHPIGATGAIITVKALYELQRVQGRYALVTMCIGGGQGIAAVFERV
- a CDS encoding crotonase/enoyl-CoA hydratase family protein; the protein is MSDLLHYEQDDDGVVVLTLDHPETRNALTGSGMVDALLQACARIEADATVRVVIVTASGRVFSSGGNINDMQRQIGPEVGGTALRQEYRHGIQRLPMAFHALEVPTIAAVNGPAIGAGCDLACMCDLRIAAEQASFAESFVKLGIVPGDGGAWFLPRLIGMARAAEMSFTGDAIDAATALEWGLVSRVVPAGELLPQARALAQRIAANSPDAVRLTKRLLREGQHTRLDTLLELSAAYQSLAHKTPEHARAVADFAARRAARKS